The Fusarium musae strain F31 chromosome 10, whole genome shotgun sequence genome window below encodes:
- a CDS encoding hypothetical protein (EggNog:ENOG41), translating into MSEENPQANNPSENFAPGSAPQALDSNAATGMVVYEPQPEPQNEPNDFPPEFAAEDAPQFFRRDVPENVHVNDQYHYGPDNGKSREHVPREQVYANNIPPEDELGSHTGSRVRFDENLPSRRSRENESGRMSSHGGGSHRGQSHIDEPHGREPRGADHSEKKPHRSRTSGFHRSHKPPKKEEYHKTRKVDATPKYGRPSFFASVGHMMSDTTYVRYPVETKRKGK; encoded by the coding sequence ATGTCGGAAGAAAACCCCCAAGCCAACAATCCTTCGGAGAACTTCGCACCAGGTAGTGCGCCTCAAGCCCTGGATTCGAATGCAGCCACGGGTATGGTTGTGTATGAGCCACAGCCTGAACCCCAGAACGAGCCAAACGATTTCCCACCAGAGTTTGCGGCCGAAGATGCACCCCAATTCTTCCGTCGGGACGTGCCCGAGAATGTGCATGTGAACGATCAGTATCATTATGGACCTGATAACGGCAAATCTCGGGAACACGTTCCTCGGGAGCAAGTATATGCGAACAACATACCCCCGGAAGATGAGCTGGGAAGCCACACTGGAAGTAGAGTTCGTTTTGATGAGAACTTGCCTAGCAGACGGTCGAGAGAGAACGAGTCCGGGAGAATGAGCTCGCACGGTGGAGGCAGTCATCGAGGACAATCTCACATAGACGAGCCTCATGGAAGGGAGCCTCGCGGCGCGGACCACAGCGAGAAGAAACCTCACCGCTCACGAACATCTGGATTTCACAGATCACACAAGCCACCAAAGAAAGAGGAGTAtcacaagacaagaaaagTAGATGCTACACCCAAGTATGGCCGACCATCGTTCTTTGCCAGCGTAGGGCACATGATGAGCGATACCACTTACGTGAGATATCCGGTTGAAACaaagaggaaaggaaagtGA
- a CDS encoding hypothetical protein (MEROPS:MER0001400) → MRFSDTLLLIGLSSLAGAHPSRRAPNPSPLSKRGIDLEAFKLPPMAEYVPQEEVPDDVSAKVVTKRADYTETATDLVKATFPKATFRMVNDHYVGANGIAHVHFRQTVNGIDIDNADFNVNIGADGEVFSYGNSFYDGKIPGPLTKRDEKDPVDALKDTVDVLSLPVEAEKAKAEKKSKNHYTFTGTKGTVSKPEAKLTYLVDENKELKLTWRVETDIVDNWLLTYVNAAKTDEVVGVVDYVNEATYKVYPWGVNDPSKGSRSTVSNPWNLEASEFTWLSDGSNNYTTTRGNNGIAQVNPSGGSSYLNNYRPDSSSLKFEYDYSTSTTTPTTYRDASITQLFYTANKYHDLLYLLGFTEKAGNFQTNNNGQGGVGNDMVILNAQDGSGTNNANFATPADGQPGRMRMYLWTYSTPQRDCSFDAGVVIHEYTHGLSNRLTGGPANSGCLPGGESGGMGEGWGDFMATAIHTTSKDTRASNKVMGDWVYNNAAGIRAYPYSTSLTTNPYTYKSVNSLSGVHAIGTYWATALYEVMWNLIDKHGNSDADEPKFSNGVPTDGRFLTMALVVSGMALKARDAIIDADTALTKGANKCEIWKGFAKRGLGTGAKYSASSRTESFALPSGC, encoded by the exons ATGCGTTTCTCTGacactctcctcctcatcggccTCTCGAGCCTCGCTGGTGCTCATCCCAGCAGAAGGGCTCCTAATCCTTCACCACTGAGCAAGCGTGGCATTGACCTGGAAGCTTTCAAGCTTCCTCCCATGGCCGAGTACGTTCCTCAGGAAGAGGTTCCTGATGATGTCAGTGCCAAAGTAGTCACCAAGCGCGCTGACTACACCGAGACCGCCACCGACTTGGTCAAGGCGACTTTCCCCAAGGCTACTTTCCGCATGGTCAACGATCACTATGTTGGCGCGAATGGAATTGCGCATGTTCACTTTCGCCAGACGGTTAACGGTATTGATATCGACAACGCTGATTTCAATGTGAAC ATTGGCGCTGATGGTGAGGTCTTCTCTTACGGAAACAGCTTCTACGATGGCAAGATCCCCGGCCCTCTCACCAAGCGTGATGAGAAGGACCCTGTCGACGCTCTCAAGGACACTGTCGAtgttctctctctccctgtcgaggctgagaaggccaaggctgagaagaagagcaagaaccACTACACCTTCACTGGTACCAAGGGTACCGTTAGCAAGCCCGAGGCTAAGCTCACCtaccttgttgatgagaacaaggagcTGAAGCTCACATGGAGAGTTGAGACCGATATTGTCGACAACTGGCTGTTGACCTATGTCAACGCTGCCAAGACTGATGAGGTTGTCGGTGTTGTCGACTATGTCAACGAGGCTACATACAAGGTCTA CCCCTGGGGTGTCAACGACCCTTCCAAGGGATCCCGCTCCACTGTTTCGAACCCCTGGAACCTCGAGGCTTCTGAGTTCACCTGGCTCAGCGACGGCTCAAACAACTACACAACTACCCGTGGAAACAACGGAATTGCCCAGGTCAATCCTTCAGGGGGCTCCAGCTACTTGAACAACTACCGTCCTGACAGTTCTTCGCTGAAGTTCGAGTATGACTACTCCACCAGCACCACTACCCCCACCACCTACCGCGATGCTTCCATCACCCAGCTTTTCTACACCGCCAATAAGTATCACGATCTTCTCTaccttcttggcttcaccGAGAAGGCTGGTAACTTCcagaccaacaacaacggtCAAGGTGGTGTAGGAAACGACATGGTTATCCTCAACGCCCAGGACGGAAGCGGCACCAACAACGCCAACTTCGCTACACCCGCTGACGGTCAGCCCGGCCGTATGCGAATGTACCTCTGGACATACAGCACTCCCCAGCGCGACTGCAGTTTCGACGCTGGTGTCGTCATCCACGAGTACACACACGGTCTGTCCAACCGTCTCACCGGTGGCCCTGCCAACTCAGGCTGTCTGCCTGGTGGTGAGTCCGGTGGTATGGGTGAAGGTTGGGGTGATTTCATGGCTACTGCTATCCACACAACATCCAAGGATACCCGCGCTAGCAACAAGGTCATGGGTGACTGGGTCTACAACAACGCGGCTGGCATCCGCGCTTATCCCTACAGCACCAGCCTTACCACTAACCCATACACTTACAAGAGTGTTAACAGCCTTAGTGGAGTCCATGCTATTGGTACTTACTGGGCTACTGCCCTGTATGAGGTTATGTGGAACCTCATCGACAAGCACGGGAACAGTGATGCCGACGAGCCCAAGTTCAGCAACGGCGTTCCTACAGACGGTCGCTTCCTCACAATGGCTCTGGTTGTATCGGGCATGGCACTGAAA GCCCGAGACGCCATCATCGACGCCGACACCGCTCTTACCAAGGGAGCCAACAAGTGTGAGATCTGGAAGGGCTTTGCTAAGCGCGGTCTCGGAACTGGTGCCAAGTATAGTGCTTCCAGCCGCACCGAGAGCTTTGCTCTCCCATCTGGATGTTAG
- a CDS encoding hypothetical protein (EggNog:ENOG41), giving the protein MTGSNQQPVILLVHGAWHRPLHYRLLIQAFQQQDFTVFAPPLASSGYDDSVDGKTYHDDVKRIHDAVLPYIDSGRKVIGIGHSYGAIPLTVAIEGHSIAEREQKGLPGGVSSVIYVAPTPVLHKGISMYEAAGEHRKTPFFHDVSDTRMPLKLDRVKEAFLSDIEQNISDEIIPTLCHQSKTPFEVPIVCTPADLKICKTMVICKNDPIFGREMLLGVAQNWGADTLEIESGHSPHLVEEHRKWLVELVSQKAREM; this is encoded by the exons ATGACGGGGAGTAACCAGCAGCCAGTCATACTTCTTGTACACGGTGCTTGGCATCGACCTCTCCACTACCGTCTTCTTATCCAAGCTTTCCAGCAACAAGACTTCACTGTCTTTGCGCCGCCTCTTGCAAGCTCCGGCTACGACGATTCAGTCGATGGTAAGACGTACCACGATGACGTAAAGAGGATCCATGATGCTGTTCTGCCCTACATCGATAGTGGGAGGAAAGTGATTGGTATTGGTCATAGCTATGGAGCTATTCCTCTTACTGTGGCGATTGAGGGTCACAGCATTGCCGAAAGAGAGCAGAAAGGCCTGCCTGGCGGTGTCAGCTCTGTGATTTATGTGGCCCCGACGCCTGTCCTGCACAAAGGCATTTCCATGTATGAAGCTGCGGGCGAGCACCGCAAGACACCATTCTTTCACGATGTATCA GACACACGCATGCCATTGAAACTTGATAGGGTCAAAGAAGCATTCCTCTCAGATATTGAGCAGAACATCTCGGACGAGATCATCCCTACACTTTGCCATCAAAGCAAAACTCCCTTCGAAGTTCCTATCGTTTGTACCCCCGCAGACTTGAAGATTTGCAAGACTATGGTAATCTGCAAGAATGATCCTATCTTCGGCAGGGAGATGCTCTTGGGAGTGGCCCAGAACTGGGGCGCCGACACTTTGGAAATCGAATCTGGACATAGCCCGCATCTGGTGGAGGAGCACAGAAAGTGGCTCGTGGAGCTTGTGTCCCAGAAGGCCAGGGAGATGTGA
- a CDS encoding hypothetical protein (EggNog:ENOG41), translated as MFWSRHRKRSDARRSTDRPRSRRAQWEIQERINVLNRRLSSLRAEIDEIYRRLDEKEKRVRRAKDDVKRLKAKRRPKRRDIEEAKETVRRRKRELKKTKSVLKQTKREKKSLTKKRDRLSLRV; from the coding sequence ATGTTCTGGAGTCGCCACCGAAAGAGATCCGATGCCCGGCGATCCACTGACCGGCCCCGATCCAGGAGGGCACAGTGGGAAATCCAAGAGCGCATCAATGTATTGAATCGAAGACTGTCCAGTCTTCGCGCAGAGATCGATGAGATATACCGCAGGCtagatgagaaggagaagagagtgaGAAGAGCGAAGGATGATGTGAAACGACTCAAAGCTAAGAGACGACCGAAGCGGAGGGACattgaggaggccaaggaaaCGGTGCGCAGAAGAAAGcgtgagttgaagaagactaAAAGTGTCTTGAAGCAAACAAAGCGCGAGAAAAAATCCCTGACCAAGAAGAGGGATCGGCTCAGCCTTCGCGTCTAA
- a CDS encoding hypothetical protein (EggNog:ENOG41) yields MPDRATRDEHKQRMWKPEEDLSRAKKNIHDLLKEIKNTEEEIDKLTEWKENIQEQNKWLKSAIRQEGENASRIRLMSGTHRLQNCQKYNAEQELKLNELKQINMELEAWKKECEAWREDIEEECRRRAEFEAGIKKARPQSYEN; encoded by the coding sequence ATGCCCGACAGAGCAACTCGTGATGAGCACAAGCAACGAATGTGGAAGCCGGAAGAAGATCTCAGCCGTGCGAAGAAGAACATCCATGACCTACTGAAGGAGATCAAAAATACTGAGGAGGAAATTGATAAACTCACCGAATGGAAGGAGAATATTCAAGAGCAGAACAAATGGCTCAAGAGTGCTATCCGACAGGAAGGAGAAAATGCATCGCGGATCAGGCTAATGAGTGGGACTCACCGACTACAGAATTGCCAAAAGTATAATGCTGAGCAGGAGCTAAAGTTGAATGAGCTTAAGCAAATTAATATGGAGTTGGAAGCGTGGAAAAAGGAATGTGAGGCTTGGAGAGAAGATATTGAGGAGGAATGCCGTCGGAGAGCAGAGTTTGAAGCAGGGATAAAGAAGGCAAGGCCACAAAGCTATGAGAACTAG
- a CDS encoding hypothetical protein (EggNog:ENOG41): MGKEKPAKTLQQRPQQMQSQKTPQPPQILQPKTRQIPRRFPQQPQPMPVLPSYLSTSGPVDDEDDFLAVDSESEVDLESEPALCKEQQDLLDLIIPEGMSSLLAQQDAASWITDAMKLPVSKLKSDAKFRPIIKKGLEETGVLIIDEIGMVENHHFQPMNECLKSARCWSFQHNDYNPNALAFGGIQLLVIGDFCQLPPVKPFENCMYCDSRTIANAKRNPTEWNCDSHRPCGPFYVEDQWAFKNDAWEEANFTQVHLKEIHRQSDQSFVKMLQKCRLGLPFSKAEEKMLLRQNPDDPKFQNVTKLFCLQEIRTARE, translated from the exons ATGGGGAAGGAGAAGCCGGCGAAGACCCTGCAGCAAAGGCCACAGCAGATGCAATCTCAGAAGACGCCGCAGCCACCGCAGATCCTACAGCCAAAGACACGGCAGATCCCACGGCGGTTTCCGCAGCAGCCACAGCCTATGCCCGTGCTTCCGTCTTATCTTTCGACCAGTGGTCccgtcgatgatgaggacgacttCCTGGCCGTTGACTCGGAGTCTGAGGTTGACCTGGAGTCTGAGCCAGCTCTATGCAAAGAGCAGCAGGAccttctcgatctcatcaTACCAGAAGGAATGTCTTCTTTACTGGCTCAGCAGGATGCGGCAA GTTGGATCACTGACGCTATGAAGCTCCCCGTGAGTAAGCTCAAAAGTGATGCAAAGTTTCGGCCAATTATCAAGAAGGGCCTCGAGGAGACGGGTGTTCTTATCATCGATGAGATCGGTATGGTTGAAAACCATCATTTCCAGCCCATGAACGAATGCCTCAAGAGTGCTCGATGCTGGTCATTCCAGCACAACGACTACAACCCCAACGCTCTAGCATTCGGCGGCATCCAACTTCTTGTCATTGGCGATTTCTGTCAGTTACCTCCAGTCAAGCCTTTTGAAAATTGCATGTATTGCGACTCACGTACAATTGCAAATGCTAAACGGAACCCGACTGAGTGGAACTGTGACTCGCATAGACCCTGTGGTCCATTCTATGTCGAGGATCAGTGGGCATTCAAGAACGATGCCTGGGAAGAAGCTAACTTCACTCAAGTTCATTTGAAAGAGATTCATCGTCAGTCCGATCAGTCTTTTGTGAAAATGCTTCAGAAGTGTCGACTTGGCTTACCATTTTCTAaagcagaagagaagatgctgcTCAGGCAAAATCCCGACGATCCGAAGTTTCAAAACGTGACCAAGCTTTTTTGCCTCCAAGAAATCCGTACAGCAAGAGAATAG
- a CDS encoding hypothetical protein (EggNog:ENOG41) encodes MEPYPFRSSLPTGPITKIITAEEWDRRNAHWLDQLMHPDSTKEKFGPTIQEEVTEQTFPLISNARRYLLSRWAKSEDFDLDSRLLEAPILPQVEVEDKIIKEIFTVETDATKRSIRAIETAALGLPKAHQKTAALIKQHTDRLFACRDHEIDNKTIMAQSVAKLRQSSSVNATTLQVAFEDNEARLRSRVDPAQMAREKGLEAFGADLQEALKSPTVDGSADQLIVFLKTHWRMRDDEISDWQDMANSVCQTATEAGHPMNRTDQEGCDNHDWDSLLRLANTRGGKALVTLLNMERCALDEAFLDRRNEWYKEALTDEEYERWSDLFPMDEEPQSGGQQP; translated from the coding sequence ATGGAGCCATACCCATTCCGATCGAGTCTGCCCACAGGACCGATTACCAAGATAATCACAGCAGAGGAATGGGACCGACGAAATGCCCATTGGCTAGATCAGCTGATGCACCCAGATAGCACGAAGGAAAAGTTTGGGCCGACCATCCAGGAAGAGGTAACGGAACAGACCTTCCCGCTTATCTCCAACGCTCGCCGGTATTTGCTCAGTCGATGGGCCAAGTCGGAGGACTTTGACCTGGACTCACGATTACTTGAGGCCCCGATCCTCCCGCAGGTAGAGGTAGAAGACAAGATTATCAAAGAGATCTTCACTGTCGAGACCGATGCAACCAAACGATCAATCCGAGCTATCGAGACAGCAGCTTTAGGCCTTCCTAAGGCTCACCAGAAGACAGCTGCACTAATCAAGCAGCATACAGACCGACTTTTTGCTTGCCGGGACCATGAGATTGACAACAAAACGATCATGGCACAAAGCGTAGCGAAGCTACGCCAGTCTTCATCTGTCAATGCAACAACTCTCCAGGTCGCATTCGAGGATAACGAGGCACGCCTTCGGTCTCGTGTCGACCCGGCACAGATGGCAAGAGAGAAGGGATTGGAGGCCTTTGGGGCAGATCTACAAGAGGCATTAAAGAGCCCAACTGTAGACGGATCGGCAGACCAGCTGATAGTGTTCTTGAAAACTCATTGGCGAATGCGGGATGATGAGATTTCAGATTGGCAGGACATGGCGAACTCGGTCTGCCAGACAGCGACAGAGGCAGGCCACCCTATGAATCGTACCGACCAGGAGGGCTGCGACAACCACGACTGGGATTCGCTTTTACGCCTGGCGAACACCCGCGGAGGAAAGGCCCTAGTCACTCTCTTAAACATGGAGCGTTGCGCTCTAGATGAGGCCTTTTTAGACAGACGAAACGAATGGTATAAAGAGGCTCTCACCGATGAGGAGTATGAGAGATGGAGCGATCTGTTTCCTATGGATGAGGAGCCCCAGTCTGGCGGGCAGCAGCCTTAG
- a CDS encoding hypothetical protein (EggNog:ENOG41): protein MLLQDLATEIVELIVQKLSVRSDLNAFCQTSKRFHHIANDLVYHEDAHWRCNALRWGSEEGLVSVVERSLDSGADVNYIINNEDETALFPAVRKQYWDIVHLLLARGADVHRRNKVGDNLVYFAVTTGSYDLVKLMLDQGVDPNSHVEGDVPPLLLAVRRGYLDIVRLLFDSGAYIDDSDDWGETPLHVAIGACQHDILSFFIEIDVFRKDKTGVRGADALEMAVIRRDMPTLRLLLEGGADPLVRRWTRHHAIITATLAREDDMAILMTERLVGEPGFIDEHGKELLWYAVKGRCQRYTRYLLGKGLDPDRDLWKEVDGSMEGGSALVVEMLGAGVLRA from the coding sequence ATGTTGCTTCAAGACCTAGCAACAGAGATCGTCGAACTGATCGTACAGAAGCTATCGGTGCGATCTGACCTCAACGCCTTCTGCCAGACCAGCAAACGGTTTCACCACATTGCCAATGACCTTGTCTATCATGAGGATGCGCACTGGCGGTGCAACGCGCTTCGATGGGGTTCTGAAGAGGGCCTCGTTTCGGTAGTAGAGAGATCTTTGGATTCAGGCGCTGATGTCAactacatcatcaacaatgaaGACGAGACCGCCTTGTTTCCAGCAGTCAGGAAACAGTATTGGGACATTGTACACCTTCTGTTAGCGAGGGGTGCTGATGTTCACCGCAGGAATAAGGTTGGCGATAATCTTGTGTACTTTGCGGTGACTACTGGCAGTTATGATCTGGTGAAGCTCATGCTAGATCAAGGTGTCGACCCAAACTCTCATGTGGAAGGCGATGTTCCTCCTTTGTTGCTGGCGGTGCGAAGAGGTTATCTCGACATCGTGAGGTTGCTCTTTGATAGCGGGGCGTACATTGATGACAGCGACGACTGGGGCGAAACCCCGCTGCATGTCGCTATAGGTGCATGTCAGCATGACATCCTGAGCTTCTTCATTGAAATAGACGTTTTTCGCAAAGACAAGACTGGGGTGCGAGGTGCTGATGCACTGGAGATGGCTGTCATACGGAGAGACATGCCAACGTTgaggctgcttcttgagggcGGCGCTGACCCACTTGTTCGAAGATGGACGAGGCATCATGCGATTATCACGGCAACGCTAGCTCGGGAAGATGACATGGCAATCTTAATGACGGAACGGTTGGTAGGAGAACCTGGTTTCATTGATGAGCATGGCAAAGAGCTCCTCTGGTACGCTGTGAAAGGTAGATGCCAGCGCTATACTCGATACTTGTTGGGTAAAGGTCTCGATCCCGACAGGGATCTATGGAAGGAGGTTGACGGTTCGATGGAGGGAGGTTCTGCCTTGGTAGTAGAGATGCTGGGCGCTGGTGTCCTAAGGGCATGA
- a CDS encoding hypothetical protein (EggNog:ENOG41), whose product MAYTSSGNAGPSIEDLLSSYSILTSLAPWLSTLDLYHLSLTSKSAYEYIQSSPVVFKSLSRHCLCDGRGLAIRQAYASPYHRNRMAGQSTLSPHLAGDEEIEVRLYNIDCDEAGALPCLKCGINICEECRCYPRAAPPSAYPNRRPHLRGSYELDNIMCLCEECDAKTEQEVTGRFLDERCDCDVYTRWICVRCEEEERKTSRKYFAERTEMEWNWIVREDMDYGDDFEPSKTLHDHAFERAV is encoded by the coding sequence ATGGCGTATACTTCCTCCGGCAACGCTGGTCCCAGCATCGAGGACCTTCTCTCCTCATACTCGATCCTCACCTCCCTAGCTCCATGGCTCTCGACCCTTGACCTCTATCATCTCAGTCTGACAAGCAAGTCAGCTTACGAGTACATCCAATCGTCACCAGTGGTCTTCAAGTCACTCAGTCGGCATTGCCTCTGCGATGGTCGCGGCCTCGCTATCCGTCAAGCCTATGCAAGTCCCTATCACAGAAACCGTATGGCGGGCCAGTCAACGCTGAGCCCTCATCTTGCAGGCGACGAAGAGATCGAAGTACGACTATACAACATCGACTGCGATGAAGCAGGTGCTTTGCCGTGTTTGAAATGCGGTATCAACATCTGTGAAGAATGCAGATGTTATCCGCGTGCAGCTCCACCAAGTGCATATCCGAATCGCCGACCGCACTTGAGAGGGAGTTATGAGCTTGATAACATCATGTGCTTGTGTGAGGAGTGTGACGCGAAGACTGAACAAGAGGTGACGGGAAGGTTCCTGGACGAGAGATGCGATTGTGATGTCTATACGCGGTGGATCTGCGTCAGatgtgaagaggaggagcgcAAGACGTCGCGGAAGTACTTTGCAGAACGAACGGAGATGGAGTGGAACTGGATTGTGAGGGAGGATATGGACTACGGAGATGATTTTGAGCCCTCAAAGACGCTCCATGATCATGCGTTTGAACGAGCAGTATGA
- a CDS encoding hypothetical protein (EggNog:ENOG41), giving the protein MSARQVIVVEVAPSPNQNYDHLSLEEKIDRAESKIEDLRSEMSSLDQEINKLGRKTKKLEKSNDRFEDVLYREEWASRRAVLSGFQALEQGEKTVLKNEKRLLEMDVKSLELRKELREWELYREGLKTSQEEMRFDEWMKREEGLAYEDWKKSKYSRD; this is encoded by the coding sequence ATGTCCGCACGACAAGTGATTGTAGTTGAGGTAGCTCCGTCACCTAACCAAAATTACGACCATCTGTCcctggaggagaagatcgaTCGTGCAGAGAGCAAAATCGAAGATCTGCGAAGTGAGATGAGCAGCCTGGATCAGGAAATAAACAAGCTGGGTCGGAAGACAAAAAAGTTAGAGAAGAGCAACGACAGATTCGAGGATGTCCTATACAGAGAAGAATGGGCATCGAGAAGGGCCGTATTGAGCGGGTTCCAGGCGTTGGAGCAAGGCGAGAAGACGGTCCTAAAGAACGAGAAACGGCTGCTTGAAATGGACGTCAAGTCTCTGGAGTTAAGAAAGGAGTTGCGAGAATGGGAACTTTACAGAGAGGGCCTGAAGACTAGTCAAGAGGAGATGAGGTTTGACGAGTGGATGAAACGTGAGGAGGGATTGGCGTATGAGGATTGGAAAAAGAGTAAGTACAGTCGAGACTAG
- a CDS encoding hypothetical protein (EggNog:ENOG41), with translation MSKKVIEPYLSLMATPEEECMLTPPQRVNIRSQTKVAEDYDDLIFVGAYDIQIESHIENKKTSDVSFRIKFKFGPTDTWSRGWAEEIDLHKYYQDIVLNYWRSIGGRCQATGFTMYKILRIIAEEKNKYRVQWVGYNAEEDTNLEPKKKVWSIAPKAVLAWKTRAVE, from the exons ATGTCTAAAAAAG TCATCGAGCCATATCTTTCTCTCATGGCCACGCCGGAGGAAGAATGTATGTTGACTCCACCTCAACGTGTCAACATCCGCTCACAGACCAAAGTCGCAGAAGACTATGACGATTTGATTTTCGTCGGCGCCTACGACATCCAAATAGAATCTCAtatcgagaacaagaaaacaagCGACGTCTCTTTCCGGATAAAATTCAAGTTCGGCCCAACCGACACCTGGTCTCGCGGCTGGGCCGAAGAGATCGATCTGCACAAATACTACCAGGACATCGTCCTCAACTACTGGCGCAGCATCGGTGGGCGCTGCCAAGCCACGGGGTTCACGATGTACAAGATACTCAGGATCATAGcggaggagaagaacaagtATCGCGTGCAGTGGGTTGGGTATAATGCAGAGGAGGATACAAATCTggagcccaagaagaaggtctgGAGCATCGCGCCTAAAGCCGTGCTTGCGTGGAAGACTCGTGCGGTGGAATAG
- a CDS encoding hypothetical protein (EggNog:ENOG41) yields the protein MAMCPVSFGWHLQIAFFIVLAANLVFANGSTDGFQHILHPQEASPQIITGQYNPARISIHDTTGRVSWSWTKVDFVDQDIPKKLNHCLQIGGSVTDVKWANHGRSVVAVFAYAVVVINHYPEDKSKDKAITFGICLDKFGLGGTHGIEPLPDGKLAIATTSSEATGNIKIVNTSLGTSNPYPGFLQELDGLPAVHSLVWDQVTQSLWAVGNDIPPHGKCPSTAQLNRYEYRDGSFSRKPSKVEPIGPPKMLNDEWDASWWDGGHDITPVPDQRQLLISTDLDLHLFNLTSALFIHGEEVLKQPLMQGFKPVSSHEKNLSRADVKSLSLHKSSGTLYVQADWKDCFSKQVSHLTPDAAAPRAILFSQSVYRSRWFSPVAGWSAE from the coding sequence ATGGCTATGTGTCCCGTGTCTTTCGGGTGGCATCTTCAGATTGCATTCTTTATTGTACTAGCTGCCAATCTCGTCTTTGCCAATGGAAGCACCGATGGATTCCAGCATATCCTTCACCCTCAAGAGGCTTCTCCTCAGATTATCACCGGCCAATATAATCCTGCTCGAATCAGCATCCACGATACTACCGGTCGAGTATCGTGGAGCTGGACGAAGGTCGACTTCGTTGACCAAGACATACCAAAGAAACTCAATCATTGTCTGCAAATTGGAGGCTCCGTGACTGATGTCAAGTGGGCGAACCACGGTAGAAGCGTCGTGGCAGTCTTTGCTTATGCTGTCGTTGTCATCAACCATTATCCCGAAGACAAATCCAAAGATAAGGCTATAACCTTCGGCATTTGCTTGGATAAATTCGGTCTGGGAGGAACTCACGGCATCGAGCCGCTACCGGATGGGAAGCTCGCTATAGCAACGACTTCCTCTGAAGCAACAGGAAATATTAAGATCGTCAACACCTCCCTAGGTACATCGAACCCTTATCCCGGCTTCctccaagagcttgatggtCTCCCTGCAGTTCATAGTCTTGTATGGGACCAAGTAACACAAAGTCTTTGGGCTGTCGGGAATGATATACCTCCTCACGGGAAATGTCCCTCGACGGCGCAGCTGAATCGGTATGAGTATAGGGATGGTTCATTCTCTCGAAAGCCCTCTAAGGTCGAGCCCATTGGTCCTCCTAAGATGTTGAACGACGAATGGGACGCTTCGTGGTGGGATGGAGGACATGATATTACGCCTGTGCCTGACCAACGACAACTTCTCATTTCTACAGATCTGGACCTTCACCTCTTCAATTTGACTTCGGCATTATTTATACACGGTGAAGAAGTGCTGAAACAGCCGCTCATGCAGGGATTCAAGCCAGTCAGCTCTCATGAGAAGAATCTGTCGCGGGCCGATGTCAAGTCATTGAGCTTACACAAGAGCTCCGGCACCCTTTATGTGCAGGCTGACTGGAAAGACTGCTTTTCAAAGCAGGTAAGCCATCTTACACCAGACGCCGCGGCACCAAGGGCCATCTTGTTCTCGCAGTCGGTGTATCGTTCTCGTTGGTTCTCACCCGTGGCTGGATGGTCTGCTGAGTAG
- a CDS encoding hypothetical protein (EggNog:ENOG41) gives MPNRRFPHLFDIPAFVAHGKAIEEIMKKLHTVKFKKEKLKKDKEYIQKEIEELEKGDRNDEGRDIEEDITELRKELQKLDDKKQKLKLKKEKLKEEKRKHQKSMARLQER, from the coding sequence ATGCCCAACAGACGCTTCCCCCATTTATTTGACATTCCCGCCTTCGTCGCACACGGCAAGGCTATTGAGGAAATCATGAAGAAACTCCATACGGTCAAGtttaagaaagaaaagctgaagaaagacaaagagtaTATccagaaggagattgaggagtTAGAAAAGGGTGACAGAAATGACGAGGGGAGAGATATTGAAGAGGACATCACAGAACTTCGAAAAGAGCTGCAAAAGCTTGACGACAAGAAACAGAAATTGAAGCTTAAGAAGGAGAAActcaaggaagaaaagaggaagCACCAGAAGTCAATGGCCAGGTTACAAGAGAGATAG